The stretch of DNA TACCAGCCGCAGGTGCAGCTGTCCAGCGGTCAACTGGTGGGCGCCGAGGCGCTGCTGCGCTGGACGCACCCGGTCCTCGGGCCGGTCACGCCCGACCAGTTCATCCCGGTCGCAGAACAGGCCGGGCTGATGCCGCGCCTGGGGGAATGGGTGCTGCGCGCCGCGTGCCACGAGGCCGTCCGCTTCAGCAACCCGCACCTGAGCGTCAGCGTGAACGTCTCCAGCCGCCAGCTGAGCGACCCGACCTTCAGCGCCCGCGTCCGGCAGGCCCTGACCGACAGCTCGCTGTGCCCGCAGCGACTGGTCCTGGAAGTCACTGAGAGCGGCCTGATCGACAACCCCACCCGCGTGCGCGAGGTGCTGCAGGACCTGCGCGACCTGGGCGTGCGGGTCAGCATGGACGACTTCGGCACCGGGTACTCCTCGCTGTTCAGCCTGCGGTCCCTGCCGGTGGACGAACTGAAGATCGACCGGGCGTTCGTCCGGGACCTGGGTCAGGACACCCAGGCCGCGCGGGAAAGTCAGGCGATCGTCATGGCCAGCGTCCTGATGGCCCGCTCACTGAACATCGAACTGCTCGCCGAGGGCGTCGAGACACCCGAACAGGAACGGGCGCTGCGCGAGGCCGGCTGCGACCTGGGCCAGGGCTGGCTGTACGCCCGCGCGCTGGAACCCGCTGATTTCGACGCCTTCGAACAGGTGTGGCCCGCGCGGCTCCACGCGCCGCGCGCCGCGGTTCACGACGCGCCCATCCTGCGCGAGTGACGCCCTGCGCGCAGGCGGCCTGGGTGCGCGGGCAATGCATCGGGCAATGCATCTCGCCGTGACCCGGCCTGGCGGTGTGCCGTCAGGCCGGGCGTGGGTCAACCGACGCGGCCTGCAGCGGGCCGAGCACCTGCCGTTCGAATTCGGCGGCGGTCAGGGGCCGGGCGAGCAGGAAGCCCTGGAGGTAGTCCCCGCCGAGCGCCTCGATGAACGCCACCTGCGTTTCCTGCTCGATGCCCTCGGTGGTGACGTGCAGGTTCAGGGCGTGCGCGAGCAGCATCACGGCGCGTACGATGCTTTCCGCGACGCCTTTCTCCTGCCCGAGGTCGCGGACGAACGACCGGTCGATTTTCAGGCCGTTCAGCGGCAGGCGATGCAGGTAACTGAGGCTGCTGTAGCCGGTGCCGAAGTCGTCGAGGCTGAGCCGCACGCCCAGGCCGTGCAGGGTCTGCAGGGTCTGGGCGGCGTCGGGGACGTCCAGCAGGACGCCCTCGGTGATCTCCAGGGTGAGGAGTTGCGGGTTCAGGCCGCTGAGGCGCAGCGCGGCGCTGACCTGTTCGGGCAGGTCCGGCTGCCAGAACTGCCGGGCACTGAGGTTCACGTTGACGCTCAGGCCGGGGCGCTGCGCCTGCCACGCGGCGGCCTGACGGCAGGCCTCGCGCAGCACCCACGCGCCGATCGGGACGATCAGGCCGGTGGTTTCGGCCAGTCCGATGAACTCGCCGGGACTGACGAGGCCCCGCACCGGGTGCCGCCAGCGCAGCAGCGCCTCGGCCGCGACGGGTTCCCGGGCACCTGCGCGGTAGATGCCCTGGTAGTGCAGTTCCAGTTCACCCTGCGGCAGGGCGCGGTGCAGGTCCGCTTCGAGGCTCACGACCTGCGAATCGAGCTGCGCGTGCGGGTCGAACACCTGCATGGGTCGGCCCGAGCGTTTCGCGCTGTACATGGCGACGTCCGCCTGACTGAGCAGCGTGTCGGGGTCCAGGCCGTGCAGGGGGGCCAGGGACAGCCCCAGGCTGGCAGAGGCGAAGACCTCCTGGCCGGCGACCGTGAACGGCTCCCGGAATGCGTCGCGCAGGCGCCGGGCGATCCCGGCCTCGAAGCGCTCCCGGTCGCGGAAGGGCAGCATCAGCGTGAACTCGTCGCCGCCCATGCGGGCCAGGACGTCGGATGGGCGCAGTGCGGCGCGCAGCCGCTCGCCGACCTGCCGCAGCAGGTCGTCCCCGGCGCTGTGCCCCAGGGTGTCGTTCACCTGCTTGAAGCGGTTGAGGTCCAGCAGGCCCACGGCGAGCTGCTCGCCCGCGCGGCTGGCGTCGCCCAGCGCGCGGCGCAGGTGTTCGAGGTACAAGGCGCGGTTGGGCAGCCCGGTCAGGCTATCGTACAGCGCGAGCCGCTGCAACTGCGCCTGCGCGTCGACCCGTTCGAGCAGCGTGACGGTCAGGTCCGCCACCTCGCGCAGCAGCGCCGTCTCGGCGCCGTCCGGCGTGCCTGTCCGGTCGCCGATCAGGGATAGCGCGCCGATCACGCGCGTGCCGTCACTGGCGACCAGTGGCACGGTCCAGAGGCTGCGCACGCCATGCGCGGTGAGCAGCTCCCGCATGCCACCGTACAGGTCCACGCCGGGGTCGAGCAGGTCGGGAACGATCACGTCACGCGCGCCCTGCACGGCGCGGTACAGCACGCCGCGCCCCTGATCGAGGTGCACGGTCTGCCCGCTGCCGGAGTAGTCCACGCGCAGCTCGCCGGGCAGATCGGCGCTGGCGGCGCGCAGCTGCAGGGTCTGGTCACTGCGGACCCACACGGCCGCGCCGTACCCGGGCAGCGTGGACGTGAGGAGGGTACAGATCACGTCCAGGCTGTCCTCCAGGGCGCGGCCGGTCGCGCTGAATTCCAGCACGGCGCTGCGGGCCTCGTCCAGCAGCGTCCGGCGGACCTGTCCGGTCACGTCACGCTGCACGCTGACCCAGTGGGTGTACCAGCCGGTCTCGTCCGCGACGGGCACGATGCTCAGGTTCACCCAGAACGGCGTGCCGGACTTCGTGTAGTTCAGGACGGTTTCGTCCACTGCCTTCCAGCGGCTGAGCCGGTCACGGACACGGTCCAGCACGCGACGGTCGGACTTCGGGCCCTGCAGGATGCGTGGGGTGCGGCCGATGATCTCCTCGGGCGCGTAGCCAGTCATGCGGGTGAACGTTCCGTTCACGTACACGACCTTCGGGCCAGGGTGCAGCGTGGGGTTCGCCTCAGCGATCAGCACGGCCTCGCGGGCCGTGACGGCCACCTTCTCCAGCAACCGCAACCGCTCGCTTTCCTGACGCTGCCGGGTCACGTCGCGCAGGACGACCGTCACGCCCTCCGGACTGGGATGCACCCGCGCATCGAACCAACGCACTCCGTCCGTGAATTCCACCTCCTGACGCCCGGCGCCGCCCAGCACG from Deinococcus sp. JMULE3 encodes:
- a CDS encoding EAL domain-containing protein, producing the protein MSDLDDARAGGLRLLIVDDSPEDAETLTRLLRRALGSVTVRWAQLGEDALDLLRADPPDCLLLDHNLPDMNGLEVLAHISGMCAVVFMTGLGDEDLVVRAMHAGAQDYLVKGRLEAGALARDVTRAVETFRLQRELTASREQMTAILGSVDDAVLALSPDCALLYVNGAAHEQLGLTVGQAMPGWLCLTPLHPAVTAVLGGAGRQEVEFTDGVRWFDARVHPSPEGVTVVLRDVTRQRQESERLRLLEKVAVTAREAVLIAEANPTLHPGPKVVYVNGTFTRMTGYAPEEIIGRTPRILQGPKSDRRVLDRVRDRLSRWKAVDETVLNYTKSGTPFWVNLSIVPVADETGWYTHWVSVQRDVTGQVRRTLLDEARSAVLEFSATGRALEDSLDVICTLLTSTLPGYGAAVWVRSDQTLQLRAASADLPGELRVDYSGSGQTVHLDQGRGVLYRAVQGARDVIVPDLLDPGVDLYGGMRELLTAHGVRSLWTVPLVASDGTRVIGALSLIGDRTGTPDGAETALLREVADLTVTLLERVDAQAQLQRLALYDSLTGLPNRALYLEHLRRALGDASRAGEQLAVGLLDLNRFKQVNDTLGHSAGDDLLRQVGERLRAALRPSDVLARMGGDEFTLMLPFRDRERFEAGIARRLRDAFREPFTVAGQEVFASASLGLSLAPLHGLDPDTLLSQADVAMYSAKRSGRPMQVFDPHAQLDSQVVSLEADLHRALPQGELELHYQGIYRAGAREPVAAEALLRWRHPVRGLVSPGEFIGLAETTGLIVPIGAWVLREACRQAAAWQAQRPGLSVNVNLSARQFWQPDLPEQVSAALRLSGLNPQLLTLEITEGVLLDVPDAAQTLQTLHGLGVRLSLDDFGTGYSSLSYLHRLPLNGLKIDRSFVRDLGQEKGVAESIVRAVMLLAHALNLHVTTEGIEQETQVAFIEALGGDYLQGFLLARPLTAAEFERQVLGPLQAASVDPRPA